In Scophthalmus maximus strain ysfricsl-2021 chromosome 5, ASM2237912v1, whole genome shotgun sequence, a single window of DNA contains:
- the LOC118310514 gene encoding zinc finger E-box-binding homeobox 1 isoform X2, protein MADGPRCKRRKQANPKRSSSVSDFNNGVEASSDSDDEDKLHIVEDEGLQEPEVAAAAAEGTTPQESHAADADAADATTVLPHNGSWNGVKEEYVSEEEEEEEEEEVKDALVEEILQQGDTAVIYPEAPEDEQSPVETVGADENGTPDSFSQLHTCPYCSRGYKRNASLKEHIKYRHETSEDNYSCSHCSYTFTYRSQLERHMSHHRGNKDQRHVSQPTGGLGGTAGNRKFKCTECFKAFKYKHHLKEHLRIHSGEKPYECSNCKKRFSHSGSYSSHISSKKCVGAAPPNGVARTANKSPPPTAQTAPVVIAPARMILKEKTESKPLQEQLPVTQIKSEPVEYECKPAMAAPATSAGTNGVVNRGTAQPAVVPATTLPQGVAMVVPTMGLMSPISINLNDLQNVLKVAMDGNVLRQVLGSANGVVTQGKQGIVVQQAQQQIISLPAFVDHDGTTKIIINYSISPAAGTTATTQPLIVKNNPPPAPTVISTAAAAPSPTDTDKPSNPEAADLSIVKAEPESVPVTGETESVPRMKQETFDSSDTSQMPKANSTGTCLLCDDCPDNLEALHLLQHRKAANGEAVDSAALDPSFAALLSEAGVTLEQEPPVEDVVSLLKNYFASNANPSKAELGKISEDVSIPVDVVRKWFAKMNAGKKLGRSRSDAKAVPRRTRTKHFNSADTSNQKREEDDDSNKGSGRTSPSDCTSPSINASDLVIVKSEPEDPEAPDSQAEPLDLSLPKHVAAALQAKTTRPPAKQQEQPLNLTCLRKEQLDGRTIYVTTPQTGHPVNIVTAAQLPTLVAIASQGTVGCLSAINTTTKRTILIPQLTYTYATTGGSASGAKTVVLNGHTEEKRVDSSSDGVSAVEEQNDSDSAGLMKKRRLENGVYPCDLCSKVFQKGSSLLRHKYEHTGKRPHECSICKKAFKHKHHLIEHSRLHSGEKPYQCDKCGKRFSHSGSYSQHMNHRYSYCKRGDRSSPVSLLGLRQAQMELGSPGTGPQSDSRTTTPPSQLDSDERESGEEDDEAMCMDDIRVVQVDDGECEIYEGNFDDDGDDDGDDDGDDDDDDEEEEVTTEEETGIEKVEREFACDVVEIELGEDHMAEGEADGRTEEKQEAGGVETAEIKAAGVKTPGVETEEMETPGVETEEMETPGVEAASVETAGVETPGVETPGVEAAGVEAASVEAASVEAASVEAAGVEAAGVEAAGVEAASVEAAGVEAAGLEAAGVEAVEMEDCEAETDKSIREESAGTKPTEEVETNAK, encoded by the exons TGAGCGACTTCAACAATGGCGTGGAGGCCAGTTCGGACTCTGACGACGAGGACAAGCTACACATCGTGGAGGACGAGGGCCTGCAGGAGCCCGaggtcgccgccgccgccgccgaggggACCACGCCACAGGAGAGCCACGCCGCCGATGCAGACGCCGCCGACGCCACAACAGTATTACCCCACAACGGCTCCTGGAACGGAG tgaagGAGGAGTATGTTtccgaagaggaggaggaagaggaagaagaggaggtgaaggatgCACTGGTGGAGGAGATTCTCCAGCAGGGAGACACGGCCGTCATCTACCCTGAAGCCCCCGAGGACGAGCAGAGTCCGGTGGAGACGGTGGGCGCTGATGAGAACG GCACACCAGACTCCTTCTCCCAGTTGCACACGTGCCCCTATTGCTCCCGGGGCTACAAGCGCAACGCCTCGCTGAAGGAGCACATCAAGTATCGCCACGAGACCAGCGAGGACAACTACAGCTGCTCGCACTGCAGCTACACCTTCACCTACCGCTCGCAGCTGGAGAGGCACATGAGCCACCATAGGGGCAACAAGGACCAG CGTCACGTGTCCCAGCCGACGGGAGGATTAGGAGGAACGGCCGGAAACCGCAAGTTCAAGTGCACCGAGTGCTTCAAGGCCTTCAAGTACAAGCACCACCTGAAGGAGCACCTGCGCATTCACAGTG GTGAGAAACCATATGAATGCTCGAACTGCAAGAAGCGATTCTCCCACTCGGGCTCCTACAGCTCCCACATCAGCAGTAAGAAGTGTGTGGGCGCCGCGCCCCCAAACGGCGTCGCTCGGACGGCGAACAAGTCCCCTCCGCCCACCGCCCAGACCGCACCCGTTGTAATCGCCCCGGCACGCATGATCCTCAAAGAGAAGACGGAGAGCAAGCCCCTGCAGGAGCAGCTCCCCGTCACCCAGATCAAATCTGAACCTGTGGAATACGAGTGCAAGCCTGCGATGGCGGCGCCGGCGACTTCGGCCGGCACCAACGGCGTGGTGAACAGGGGGACGGCCCAGCCGGCCGTCGTCCCGGCCACGACCCTGCCTCAGGGCGTTGCCATGGTCGTGCCCACCATGGGGCTGATGTCGCCCATCAGCATCAATCTGAACGACTTGCAGAATGTACTCAAGGTGGCGATGGACGGAAACGTGCTCAGGCAGGTGCTGGGCTCGGCCAATGGGGTGGTGACGCAAGGGAAGCAGGGGATTGTGGTGCAGCAGGCGCAGCAGCAGATCATCAGCCTGCCGGCGTTCGTGGATCACGACGGCACCACGAAGATCATCATCAACTATAGCATCAGCCCGGCGGCCGGCACCACCGCCACGACCCAACCGCTCATTGTCAAGAAcaatccccctcccgctcccACTGTGATTAGCACCGCCGCTGCAGCCCCATCCCCCACTGACACGGATAAACCCTCGAACCCGGAGGCGGCCGACCTCTCTATCGTCAAGGCGGAGCCCGAATCGGTGCCCGTTACGGGCGAGACAGAGTCGGTCCCGCGGATGAAACAGGAAACTTTTGACAGTTCAGACACATCTCAGATGCCAAAAGCCAACAGCACCGGTACGTGTTTACTGTGCGACGACTGTCCCGACAACCTGGAGGCGTTGCACCTCCTCCAGCATCGCAAAGCGGCCAACGGGGAGGCAGTCGACTCGGCCGCCCTGGATCCCTCGTTCGCCGCGCTGCTGAGCGAGGCGGGGGTGACGCTGGAGCAGGAGCCGCCCGTGGAGGACGTTGTCTCGCTCCTCAAGAACTATTTCGCTTCGAACGCCAACCCCAGCAAGGCGGAGCTGGGGAAGATCTCGGAGGACGTCAGTATTCCCGTGGACGTGGTCAGAAAGTGGTTTGCTAAGATGAACGCTGGGAAAAAATTGGGCAGAAGCCGCAGCGACGCAAAGGCGGTTCCCAGAAGGACTCGAACCAAACATTTCAACTCGGCAGACACTTCGAAccagaaaagagaggaagacgacgacTCCAACAAAGGTTCTGGGAGGACGTCTCCCTCAGACTGCACGTCACCGAGCATCAACGCCAGCGACCTAGTCATCGTCAAAAGCGAGCCGGAAGACCCCGAGGCGCCGGACTCCCAGGCCGAGCCCCTGGACCTCTCCCTCCCTAAGCATGTCGCGGCGGCGCTCCAGGCCAAGACGACCCGACCCCCCGCcaagcagcaggagcagcccCTGAACCTCACCTGCCTGCGGAAGGAGCAGCTCGACGGTCGCACCATATACGTCACCACGCCGCAGACGGGACACCCGGTCAACATCGTCACCGCCGCGCAGCTGCCCACGCTGGTGGCCATCGCCAGCCAGGGCACGGTGGGTTGTCTCAGCGCCATCAACACCACGACGAAGCGGACAATCCTCATCCCCCAGCTCACCTACACCTACGCCACGACGGGCGGCAGCGCCTCCGGAGCGAAGACGGTCGTCCTCAACGGACATACG GAGGAGAAGCGTGTGGACAGCAGCTCCGACGGCGTGTCGGCGGTGGAGGAGCAGAACGACTCGGACTCAGCCGGGCTGATGAAGAAACGGCGGCTGGAGAACGGCGTCTACCCCTGCGACCTTTGCTCCAAGGTCTTCCAGAAGGGCAGCTCGCTGCTCAGGCACAAATACGAACACACGG GAAAGCGTCCCCACGAGTGCAGCATCTGCAAGAAGGCCTTCAAACACAAGCACCACTTGATCGAGCACTCGCGGCTGCACTCGGGCGAGAAACCGTACCAGTGCGACAAGTGCGGCAAGCGCTTCTCCCACTCGGGCTCTTACTCGCAGCACATGAACCACCGCTACTCCTACTGTAAGAGGGGGGACCGCTCGAGCCCCGTCTCGCTGCTGGGGCTACGCCAGGCCCAGATGGAGCTCGGCAGCCCCGGCACGGGGCCGCAGTCCGACAGCCGCACCACCACCCCGCCCTCCCAACTGGACTCGGACGAGCGGGAGAGcggggaggaggacgacgaggccATGTGCATGGACGACATCCGGGTCGTGCAAGTGGACGACGGCGAGTGCGAGATCTACGAGGGTAACTTtgacgacgacggcgacgacgacggcgacgacgacggcgacgacgacgacgacgatgaggaggaggaggtgacgacagaggaggagacggggatAGAGAAAGTGGAGAGGGAGTTTGCGTGCGACGTGGTGGAGATCGAGCTGGGGGAGGATCACATGGCGGAGGGAGAGGCGGACGGAAGAACCgaggagaagcaggaagcaggGGGTGTGGAAACAGCGGAAATAAAAGCGGCAGGTGTGAAAACTCCAGGTGTGGAAACAGAAGAAATGGAAACTCCAGGTGTGGAAACAGAAGAAATGGAAACTCCAGGTGTGGAAGCTGCAAGTGTGGAAACTGCCGGTGTGGAAACTCCAGGTGTGGAAACTCCAGGTGTGGAAGCTGCCGGTGTGGAAGCTGCAAGTGTGGAAGCTGCAAGTGTGGAAGCTGCAAGTGTGGAAGCTGCAGGTGTGGAAGCTGCAGGTGTGGAAGCTGCAGGTGTGGAAGCTGCAAGTGTGGAAGCTGCAGGTGTGGAAGCTGCAGGTTTGGAAGCTGCAGGTGTGGAAGCGGTGGAAATGGAAGACTGTGAAGCAGAAACGGACAAAAGCATCAGGGAGGAGTCTGCCGGCACCAAACCCacggaggaagtggagaccaACGccaaataa
- the LOC118310514 gene encoding zinc finger E-box-binding homeobox 1 isoform X5, whose product MKEEYVSEEEEEEEEEEVKDALVEEILQQGDTAVIYPEAPEDEQSPVETVGADENGTPDSFSQLHTCPYCSRGYKRNASLKEHIKYRHETSEDNYSCSHCSYTFTYRSQLERHMSHHRGNKDQRHVSQPTGGLGGTAGNRKFKCTECFKAFKYKHHLKEHLRIHSGEKPYECSNCKKRFSHSGSYSSHISSKKCVGAAPPNGVARTANKSPPPTAQTAPVVIAPARMILKEKTESKPLQEQLPVTQIKSEPVEYECKPAMAAPATSAGTNGVVNRGTAQPAVVPATTLPQGVAMVVPTMGLMSPISINLNDLQNVLKVAMDGNVLRQVLGSANGVVTQGKQGIVVQQAQQQIISLPAFVDHDGTTKIIINYSISPAAGTTATTQPLIVKNNPPPAPTVISTAAAAPSPTDTDKPSNPEAADLSIVKAEPESVPVTGETESVPRMKQETFDSSDTSQMPKANSTGTCLLCDDCPDNLEALHLLQHRKAANGEAVDSAALDPSFAALLSEAGVTLEQEPPVEDVVSLLKNYFASNANPSKAELGKISEDVSIPVDVVRKWFAKMNAGKKLGRSRSDAKAVPRRTRTKHFNSADTSNQKREEDDDSNKGSGRTSPSDCTSPSINASDLVIVKSEPEDPEAPDSQAEPLDLSLPKHVAAALQAKTTRPPAKQQEQPLNLTCLRKEQLDGRTIYVTTPQTGHPVNIVTAAQLPTLVAIASQGTVGCLSAINTTTKRTILIPQLTYTYATTGGSASGAKTVVLNGHTEEKRVDSSSDGVSAVEEQNDSDSAGLMKKRRLENGVYPCDLCSKVFQKGSSLLRHKYEHTGKRPHECSICKKAFKHKHHLIEHSRLHSGEKPYQCDKCGKRFSHSGSYSQHMNHRYSYCKRGDRSSPVSLLGLRQAQMELGSPGTGPQSDSRTTTPPSQLDSDERESGEEDDEAMCMDDIRVVQVDDGECEIYEGNFDDDGDDDGDDDGDDDDDDEEEEVTTEEETGIEKVEREFACDVVEIELGEDHMAEGEADGRTEEKQEAGGVETAEIKAAGVKTPGVETEEMETPGVETEEMETPGVEAASVETAGVETPGVETPGVEAAGVEAASVEAASVEAASVEAAGVEAAGVEAAGVEAASVEAAGVEAAGLEAAGVEAVEMEDCEAETDKSIREESAGTKPTEEVETNAK is encoded by the exons A tgaagGAGGAGTATGTTtccgaagaggaggaggaagaggaagaagaggaggtgaaggatgCACTGGTGGAGGAGATTCTCCAGCAGGGAGACACGGCCGTCATCTACCCTGAAGCCCCCGAGGACGAGCAGAGTCCGGTGGAGACGGTGGGCGCTGATGAGAACG GCACACCAGACTCCTTCTCCCAGTTGCACACGTGCCCCTATTGCTCCCGGGGCTACAAGCGCAACGCCTCGCTGAAGGAGCACATCAAGTATCGCCACGAGACCAGCGAGGACAACTACAGCTGCTCGCACTGCAGCTACACCTTCACCTACCGCTCGCAGCTGGAGAGGCACATGAGCCACCATAGGGGCAACAAGGACCAG CGTCACGTGTCCCAGCCGACGGGAGGATTAGGAGGAACGGCCGGAAACCGCAAGTTCAAGTGCACCGAGTGCTTCAAGGCCTTCAAGTACAAGCACCACCTGAAGGAGCACCTGCGCATTCACAGTG GTGAGAAACCATATGAATGCTCGAACTGCAAGAAGCGATTCTCCCACTCGGGCTCCTACAGCTCCCACATCAGCAGTAAGAAGTGTGTGGGCGCCGCGCCCCCAAACGGCGTCGCTCGGACGGCGAACAAGTCCCCTCCGCCCACCGCCCAGACCGCACCCGTTGTAATCGCCCCGGCACGCATGATCCTCAAAGAGAAGACGGAGAGCAAGCCCCTGCAGGAGCAGCTCCCCGTCACCCAGATCAAATCTGAACCTGTGGAATACGAGTGCAAGCCTGCGATGGCGGCGCCGGCGACTTCGGCCGGCACCAACGGCGTGGTGAACAGGGGGACGGCCCAGCCGGCCGTCGTCCCGGCCACGACCCTGCCTCAGGGCGTTGCCATGGTCGTGCCCACCATGGGGCTGATGTCGCCCATCAGCATCAATCTGAACGACTTGCAGAATGTACTCAAGGTGGCGATGGACGGAAACGTGCTCAGGCAGGTGCTGGGCTCGGCCAATGGGGTGGTGACGCAAGGGAAGCAGGGGATTGTGGTGCAGCAGGCGCAGCAGCAGATCATCAGCCTGCCGGCGTTCGTGGATCACGACGGCACCACGAAGATCATCATCAACTATAGCATCAGCCCGGCGGCCGGCACCACCGCCACGACCCAACCGCTCATTGTCAAGAAcaatccccctcccgctcccACTGTGATTAGCACCGCCGCTGCAGCCCCATCCCCCACTGACACGGATAAACCCTCGAACCCGGAGGCGGCCGACCTCTCTATCGTCAAGGCGGAGCCCGAATCGGTGCCCGTTACGGGCGAGACAGAGTCGGTCCCGCGGATGAAACAGGAAACTTTTGACAGTTCAGACACATCTCAGATGCCAAAAGCCAACAGCACCGGTACGTGTTTACTGTGCGACGACTGTCCCGACAACCTGGAGGCGTTGCACCTCCTCCAGCATCGCAAAGCGGCCAACGGGGAGGCAGTCGACTCGGCCGCCCTGGATCCCTCGTTCGCCGCGCTGCTGAGCGAGGCGGGGGTGACGCTGGAGCAGGAGCCGCCCGTGGAGGACGTTGTCTCGCTCCTCAAGAACTATTTCGCTTCGAACGCCAACCCCAGCAAGGCGGAGCTGGGGAAGATCTCGGAGGACGTCAGTATTCCCGTGGACGTGGTCAGAAAGTGGTTTGCTAAGATGAACGCTGGGAAAAAATTGGGCAGAAGCCGCAGCGACGCAAAGGCGGTTCCCAGAAGGACTCGAACCAAACATTTCAACTCGGCAGACACTTCGAAccagaaaagagaggaagacgacgacTCCAACAAAGGTTCTGGGAGGACGTCTCCCTCAGACTGCACGTCACCGAGCATCAACGCCAGCGACCTAGTCATCGTCAAAAGCGAGCCGGAAGACCCCGAGGCGCCGGACTCCCAGGCCGAGCCCCTGGACCTCTCCCTCCCTAAGCATGTCGCGGCGGCGCTCCAGGCCAAGACGACCCGACCCCCCGCcaagcagcaggagcagcccCTGAACCTCACCTGCCTGCGGAAGGAGCAGCTCGACGGTCGCACCATATACGTCACCACGCCGCAGACGGGACACCCGGTCAACATCGTCACCGCCGCGCAGCTGCCCACGCTGGTGGCCATCGCCAGCCAGGGCACGGTGGGTTGTCTCAGCGCCATCAACACCACGACGAAGCGGACAATCCTCATCCCCCAGCTCACCTACACCTACGCCACGACGGGCGGCAGCGCCTCCGGAGCGAAGACGGTCGTCCTCAACGGACATACG GAGGAGAAGCGTGTGGACAGCAGCTCCGACGGCGTGTCGGCGGTGGAGGAGCAGAACGACTCGGACTCAGCCGGGCTGATGAAGAAACGGCGGCTGGAGAACGGCGTCTACCCCTGCGACCTTTGCTCCAAGGTCTTCCAGAAGGGCAGCTCGCTGCTCAGGCACAAATACGAACACACGG GAAAGCGTCCCCACGAGTGCAGCATCTGCAAGAAGGCCTTCAAACACAAGCACCACTTGATCGAGCACTCGCGGCTGCACTCGGGCGAGAAACCGTACCAGTGCGACAAGTGCGGCAAGCGCTTCTCCCACTCGGGCTCTTACTCGCAGCACATGAACCACCGCTACTCCTACTGTAAGAGGGGGGACCGCTCGAGCCCCGTCTCGCTGCTGGGGCTACGCCAGGCCCAGATGGAGCTCGGCAGCCCCGGCACGGGGCCGCAGTCCGACAGCCGCACCACCACCCCGCCCTCCCAACTGGACTCGGACGAGCGGGAGAGcggggaggaggacgacgaggccATGTGCATGGACGACATCCGGGTCGTGCAAGTGGACGACGGCGAGTGCGAGATCTACGAGGGTAACTTtgacgacgacggcgacgacgacggcgacgacgacggcgacgacgacgacgacgatgaggaggaggaggtgacgacagaggaggagacggggatAGAGAAAGTGGAGAGGGAGTTTGCGTGCGACGTGGTGGAGATCGAGCTGGGGGAGGATCACATGGCGGAGGGAGAGGCGGACGGAAGAACCgaggagaagcaggaagcaggGGGTGTGGAAACAGCGGAAATAAAAGCGGCAGGTGTGAAAACTCCAGGTGTGGAAACAGAAGAAATGGAAACTCCAGGTGTGGAAACAGAAGAAATGGAAACTCCAGGTGTGGAAGCTGCAAGTGTGGAAACTGCCGGTGTGGAAACTCCAGGTGTGGAAACTCCAGGTGTGGAAGCTGCCGGTGTGGAAGCTGCAAGTGTGGAAGCTGCAAGTGTGGAAGCTGCAAGTGTGGAAGCTGCAGGTGTGGAAGCTGCAGGTGTGGAAGCTGCAGGTGTGGAAGCTGCAAGTGTGGAAGCTGCAGGTGTGGAAGCTGCAGGTTTGGAAGCTGCAGGTGTGGAAGCGGTGGAAATGGAAGACTGTGAAGCAGAAACGGACAAAAGCATCAGGGAGGAGTCTGCCGGCACCAAACCCacggaggaagtggagaccaACGccaaataa
- the LOC118310514 gene encoding zinc finger E-box-binding homeobox 1 isoform X4, translating into MSLTSELGTRDYRSIINWNYRPPSRTSQLERPSGGHTHRPAFRVRGSEFRVKEEYVSEEEEEEEEEEVKDALVEEILQQGDTAVIYPEAPEDEQSPVETVGADENGTPDSFSQLHTCPYCSRGYKRNASLKEHIKYRHETSEDNYSCSHCSYTFTYRSQLERHMSHHRGNKDQRHVSQPTGGLGGTAGNRKFKCTECFKAFKYKHHLKEHLRIHSGEKPYECSNCKKRFSHSGSYSSHISSKKCVGAAPPNGVARTANKSPPPTAQTAPVVIAPARMILKEKTESKPLQEQLPVTQIKSEPVEYECKPAMAAPATSAGTNGVVNRGTAQPAVVPATTLPQGVAMVVPTMGLMSPISINLNDLQNVLKVAMDGNVLRQVLGSANGVVTQGKQGIVVQQAQQQIISLPAFVDHDGTTKIIINYSISPAAGTTATTQPLIVKNNPPPAPTVISTAAAAPSPTDTDKPSNPEAADLSIVKAEPESVPVTGETESVPRMKQETFDSSDTSQMPKANSTGTCLLCDDCPDNLEALHLLQHRKAANGEAVDSAALDPSFAALLSEAGVTLEQEPPVEDVVSLLKNYFASNANPSKAELGKISEDVSIPVDVVRKWFAKMNAGKKLGRSRSDAKAVPRRTRTKHFNSADTSNQKREEDDDSNKGSGRTSPSDCTSPSINASDLVIVKSEPEDPEAPDSQAEPLDLSLPKHVAAALQAKTTRPPAKQQEQPLNLTCLRKEQLDGRTIYVTTPQTGHPVNIVTAAQLPTLVAIASQGTVGCLSAINTTTKRTILIPQLTYTYATTGGSASGAKTVVLNGHTEEKRVDSSSDGVSAVEEQNDSDSAGLMKKRRLENGVYPCDLCSKVFQKGSSLLRHKYEHTGKRPHECSICKKAFKHKHHLIEHSRLHSGEKPYQCDKCGKRFSHSGSYSQHMNHRYSYCKRGDRSSPVSLLGLRQAQMELGSPGTGPQSDSRTTTPPSQLDSDERESGEEDDEAMCMDDIRVVQVDDGECEIYEGNFDDDGDDDGDDDGDDDDDDEEEEVTTEEETGIEKVEREFACDVVEIELGEDHMAEGEADGRTEEKQEAGGVETAEIKAAGVKTPGVETEEMETPGVETEEMETPGVEAASVETAGVETPGVETPGVEAAGVEAASVEAASVEAASVEAAGVEAAGVEAAGVEAASVEAAGVEAAGLEAAGVEAVEMEDCEAETDKSIREESAGTKPTEEVETNAK; encoded by the exons ATGAGTCTCACCTCGGAGCTCGGGACTCGGGATTATCGCTCCATCATAAACTGGAACTACCGGCCCCCGAGTCGGACGTCGCAGCTGGAGCGCCCCTCCGGAGGCCACACCCACCGGCCCGCCTTCCGAGTTCGGGGCTCGGAGTTCCGAG tgaagGAGGAGTATGTTtccgaagaggaggaggaagaggaagaagaggaggtgaaggatgCACTGGTGGAGGAGATTCTCCAGCAGGGAGACACGGCCGTCATCTACCCTGAAGCCCCCGAGGACGAGCAGAGTCCGGTGGAGACGGTGGGCGCTGATGAGAACG GCACACCAGACTCCTTCTCCCAGTTGCACACGTGCCCCTATTGCTCCCGGGGCTACAAGCGCAACGCCTCGCTGAAGGAGCACATCAAGTATCGCCACGAGACCAGCGAGGACAACTACAGCTGCTCGCACTGCAGCTACACCTTCACCTACCGCTCGCAGCTGGAGAGGCACATGAGCCACCATAGGGGCAACAAGGACCAG CGTCACGTGTCCCAGCCGACGGGAGGATTAGGAGGAACGGCCGGAAACCGCAAGTTCAAGTGCACCGAGTGCTTCAAGGCCTTCAAGTACAAGCACCACCTGAAGGAGCACCTGCGCATTCACAGTG GTGAGAAACCATATGAATGCTCGAACTGCAAGAAGCGATTCTCCCACTCGGGCTCCTACAGCTCCCACATCAGCAGTAAGAAGTGTGTGGGCGCCGCGCCCCCAAACGGCGTCGCTCGGACGGCGAACAAGTCCCCTCCGCCCACCGCCCAGACCGCACCCGTTGTAATCGCCCCGGCACGCATGATCCTCAAAGAGAAGACGGAGAGCAAGCCCCTGCAGGAGCAGCTCCCCGTCACCCAGATCAAATCTGAACCTGTGGAATACGAGTGCAAGCCTGCGATGGCGGCGCCGGCGACTTCGGCCGGCACCAACGGCGTGGTGAACAGGGGGACGGCCCAGCCGGCCGTCGTCCCGGCCACGACCCTGCCTCAGGGCGTTGCCATGGTCGTGCCCACCATGGGGCTGATGTCGCCCATCAGCATCAATCTGAACGACTTGCAGAATGTACTCAAGGTGGCGATGGACGGAAACGTGCTCAGGCAGGTGCTGGGCTCGGCCAATGGGGTGGTGACGCAAGGGAAGCAGGGGATTGTGGTGCAGCAGGCGCAGCAGCAGATCATCAGCCTGCCGGCGTTCGTGGATCACGACGGCACCACGAAGATCATCATCAACTATAGCATCAGCCCGGCGGCCGGCACCACCGCCACGACCCAACCGCTCATTGTCAAGAAcaatccccctcccgctcccACTGTGATTAGCACCGCCGCTGCAGCCCCATCCCCCACTGACACGGATAAACCCTCGAACCCGGAGGCGGCCGACCTCTCTATCGTCAAGGCGGAGCCCGAATCGGTGCCCGTTACGGGCGAGACAGAGTCGGTCCCGCGGATGAAACAGGAAACTTTTGACAGTTCAGACACATCTCAGATGCCAAAAGCCAACAGCACCGGTACGTGTTTACTGTGCGACGACTGTCCCGACAACCTGGAGGCGTTGCACCTCCTCCAGCATCGCAAAGCGGCCAACGGGGAGGCAGTCGACTCGGCCGCCCTGGATCCCTCGTTCGCCGCGCTGCTGAGCGAGGCGGGGGTGACGCTGGAGCAGGAGCCGCCCGTGGAGGACGTTGTCTCGCTCCTCAAGAACTATTTCGCTTCGAACGCCAACCCCAGCAAGGCGGAGCTGGGGAAGATCTCGGAGGACGTCAGTATTCCCGTGGACGTGGTCAGAAAGTGGTTTGCTAAGATGAACGCTGGGAAAAAATTGGGCAGAAGCCGCAGCGACGCAAAGGCGGTTCCCAGAAGGACTCGAACCAAACATTTCAACTCGGCAGACACTTCGAAccagaaaagagaggaagacgacgacTCCAACAAAGGTTCTGGGAGGACGTCTCCCTCAGACTGCACGTCACCGAGCATCAACGCCAGCGACCTAGTCATCGTCAAAAGCGAGCCGGAAGACCCCGAGGCGCCGGACTCCCAGGCCGAGCCCCTGGACCTCTCCCTCCCTAAGCATGTCGCGGCGGCGCTCCAGGCCAAGACGACCCGACCCCCCGCcaagcagcaggagcagcccCTGAACCTCACCTGCCTGCGGAAGGAGCAGCTCGACGGTCGCACCATATACGTCACCACGCCGCAGACGGGACACCCGGTCAACATCGTCACCGCCGCGCAGCTGCCCACGCTGGTGGCCATCGCCAGCCAGGGCACGGTGGGTTGTCTCAGCGCCATCAACACCACGACGAAGCGGACAATCCTCATCCCCCAGCTCACCTACACCTACGCCACGACGGGCGGCAGCGCCTCCGGAGCGAAGACGGTCGTCCTCAACGGACATACG GAGGAGAAGCGTGTGGACAGCAGCTCCGACGGCGTGTCGGCGGTGGAGGAGCAGAACGACTCGGACTCAGCCGGGCTGATGAAGAAACGGCGGCTGGAGAACGGCGTCTACCCCTGCGACCTTTGCTCCAAGGTCTTCCAGAAGGGCAGCTCGCTGCTCAGGCACAAATACGAACACACGG GAAAGCGTCCCCACGAGTGCAGCATCTGCAAGAAGGCCTTCAAACACAAGCACCACTTGATCGAGCACTCGCGGCTGCACTCGGGCGAGAAACCGTACCAGTGCGACAAGTGCGGCAAGCGCTTCTCCCACTCGGGCTCTTACTCGCAGCACATGAACCACCGCTACTCCTACTGTAAGAGGGGGGACCGCTCGAGCCCCGTCTCGCTGCTGGGGCTACGCCAGGCCCAGATGGAGCTCGGCAGCCCCGGCACGGGGCCGCAGTCCGACAGCCGCACCACCACCCCGCCCTCCCAACTGGACTCGGACGAGCGGGAGAGcggggaggaggacgacgaggccATGTGCATGGACGACATCCGGGTCGTGCAAGTGGACGACGGCGAGTGCGAGATCTACGAGGGTAACTTtgacgacgacggcgacgacgacggcgacgacgacggcgacgacgacgacgacgatgaggaggaggaggtgacgacagaggaggagacggggatAGAGAAAGTGGAGAGGGAGTTTGCGTGCGACGTGGTGGAGATCGAGCTGGGGGAGGATCACATGGCGGAGGGAGAGGCGGACGGAAGAACCgaggagaagcaggaagcaggGGGTGTGGAAACAGCGGAAATAAAAGCGGCAGGTGTGAAAACTCCAGGTGTGGAAACAGAAGAAATGGAAACTCCAGGTGTGGAAACAGAAGAAATGGAAACTCCAGGTGTGGAAGCTGCAAGTGTGGAAACTGCCGGTGTGGAAACTCCAGGTGTGGAAACTCCAGGTGTGGAAGCTGCCGGTGTGGAAGCTGCAAGTGTGGAAGCTGCAAGTGTGGAAGCTGCAAGTGTGGAAGCTGCAGGTGTGGAAGCTGCAGGTGTGGAAGCTGCAGGTGTGGAAGCTGCAAGTGTGGAAGCTGCAGGTGTGGAAGCTGCAGGTTTGGAAGCTGCAGGTGTGGAAGCGGTGGAAATGGAAGACTGTGAAGCAGAAACGGACAAAAGCATCAGGGAGGAGTCTGCCGGCACCAAACCCacggaggaagtggagaccaACGccaaataa